One genomic segment of Carassius auratus strain Wakin chromosome 29, ASM336829v1, whole genome shotgun sequence includes these proteins:
- the LOC113047743 gene encoding plexin-C1-like, producing MRRLLGILVLLKYCICDDVHDFDGDIKDFVVGNSKLFVLTDHQLHQMSLDLTEEKSKDITKATEHNRVNILVPFDENSTLITCGTFKEGYCEVLDINDITNSIYYESNTLIGPRQDEKSVAFIAGTSSSRYLLVGNKDDDAKPQDARYSVVTLLSTSQSQPGGIFSKNAEGSDAFIESTVRDVEFVDGFQRVSPSESYLFLNTKTDSERKVVVLWMNSSKGSKIEIIKSLQASRIRCCSDKARPVLVASTVIPSVNRVIWAGVFSAQNQQDPENSALALYDISHVKGRVKGFCLIGENTCGSENGTELQPLSVVFKYSSMSAVAAVRSGSWIVLFIGTSDGQLIKLVLDEKFTAGCPTVLFKSDDERKVFPRMHFDPVDFNHIYIALKKQLRRVSVVSCAKYIILKDCRAALDPLCGWCVNTHRCSTKEECLKSSWMSIPKDSHQKQLVSFQVWAEKSSSKITLYLSLSLESTGNPAFSCTFNTGTMNLCDGSDPPAVFPNCSCSFSDQLLYTGGLPISAEVTVGDQKITEMLMLKNCLNIKDNSQSASYTQCVQCVSSGCHWSSSSKRCDWTHGSGLQLHTQDECKYLLSEMVYNKPENLSLEPNKVSFHGRNNVLLRGRNLESVTKIRIQGDLECIPKESPVFDRSSDTLRFHIPPSGTKGTVKVCVVTPDDRCHGNSIITYSSQPSCTGIQPTVSWSSGGRKIHLQGSNLELVESVTVLPSNKVMKTQQYNTSSGDVWFVSVPYDGSGQFRLLLNVGNSTVDCVDYFSYKSNPEFTGFTTVQVANDLQVNIQKKTDMLNLSMNEVTVTGLQGDQQYPCVLEKIESNAIICKIKGESGAVSAVDSLTGNTDTSSLE from the exons ATGAGAAGATTACTTGGAATTCTTGTGCttttgaaatattgcatttgCGATGATGTGCATGACTTCGATGGAGACATCAAGGACTTTGTAGTTGGTAACAGTAAGTTATTTGTTCTTACTGATCATCAACTACATCAGATGAGTCTCGATCTTACTGAGGAGAAGAGCAAAGACATCACTAAAGCAACTGAACACAACAGAGTTAACATTCTGGTGCCTTTTGATGAAAACAGCACCTTGATAACGTGTGGGACATTTAAAGAAGGATATTGTGAGGTTCTTGATATAAATGACATTACAAACAGTATTTACTATGAAAGTAATACACTGATAGGACCTCGACAGGATGAGAAATCTGTTGCCTTCATAGCCGGTACAAGTAGCAGTAGGTACCTTTTGGTTGGGAATAAAGACGACGATGCAAAACCTCAAGATGCCAGGTATTCTGTTGTTACCTTGCTGAGCACTTCACAGTCTCAACCAGGTGGGATTTTCTCAAAAAATGCAGAAGGATCAGATGCCTTCATTGAGAGCACTGTGAGAGATGTGGAGTTTGTTGATGGATTCCAGAGAGTTTCACCCTCAGAATCTTACTTATTTCTCAACACAAAGACTGACTCCGAGAGGAAAGTGGTCGTCCTGTGGATGAACAGCTCTAAAGGAAGCAAGATAGAAATCATCAAATCCCTACAGGCTTCAAGGATACGATGCTGCAGTGATAAAGCTCGTCCAGTGCTCGTCGCCAGCACCGTTATTCCCTCAGTGAACAGAGTTATTTGGGCAGGTGTGTTCAGTGCACAGAATCAGCAGGATCCGGAGAACAGCGCGCTGGCTCTGTACGACATCAGTCATGTTAAAGGACGAGTGAAGGGCTTCTGTCTTATTGGTGAAAATACATGTGGTTCTGAG aATGGTACTGAACTTCAGCCGCTCTCTGTGGTGTTCAAGTACAGCTCAATGTCAGCAGTGGCAGCAGTAAGAAGTGGATCCTGGATTGTGCTGTTCATAGGAACCAGTGATGGTCAACTCATAAAG CTTGTGTTGGATGAGAAATTCACAGCAGGCTGTCCAACAGTGCTGTTCAAATCTGATGATGAACGAAAAGTGTTTCCTAGAATGCACTTTGATCCAGTGGATTTCAATCATATCTACATAGCTCTGAAGAAACAG TTAAGAAGAGTGTCTGTGGTTTCATGTGCTAAATACATCATTCTGAAAGACTGCAGAGCTGCTCTGGATCCTCTCTGCGGCTggtgtgtgaacacacacag ATGCTCCACCAAAGAGGAATGTTTGAAATCTTCATGGATGTCCATCCCAAAAGATTCCCATCAGAAACAGCTAGTTTCTTTTCAGGTTTGGGCAGAGAAATCTTCCAGCAAG ATTACTCTATATCTTTCCTTGAGTCTGGAGAGCACAGGAAATCCTGCCTTCTCATGTACCTTCAACACAGGAACCATGAACCTGTGTGACGGGTCTGATCCACCTGCAGTTTTCCCAAACTGCTCCTGTAGTTTTTCTGACCAGCTACTATACACTGGAG GTTTACCCATTTCGGCTGAAGTGACTGTTGGGGATCAGAAGATCACAGAGATGCTGATGCTGAAAAACTGCCTGAATATCAAAGATAATTCACAGAGTGCTTCTTATACACA GTGTGTGCAGTGTGTCTCATCTGGGTGTCACTGGTCCTCTTCCTCCAAGCGTTGTGATTGGACACATGGAAGTGGGCTGCAGttacacacacag GATGAATGTAAATATCTTCTCTCTGAGATGGTCTACAAT AAGCCAGAGAATCTCTCTCTGGAGCCGAACAAAGTTTCTTTCCATGGCAGAAACAATGTTTTACTAAGAGGAAGGAACCTGGAATCTGTTACTAAAATCCGTATTCAAGGGGATCTGGAGTGCATTCCTAAAGA ATCTCCAGTGTTTGATCGCTCCAGTGACACGTTAAGGTTCCACATTCCTCCCAGTGGAACTAAAGGAACAGTGAAAGTGTGTGTTGTTACTCCTGACGACCGTTGTCATGGTAACAGCATCATCACTTACAGTTCTCAGCCCAGCTGCACTGGAATACAGCCCACAGTCAGCTGGAGCAG TGGTGGAAGGAAGATTCATCTTCAGGGGAGCAATCTGGAGTTAGTGGAGTCAGTTACTGTACTTCCCTCTAATAAAGTGATGAAAACACAACAATACAACACAAGCTCAGGG GATGTGTGGTTCGTCTCTGTTCCTTATGATGGCAGTGGTCAGTTTAGATTGTTGTTGAATGTTGGGAACTCCACTGTGGACTGTGTGGATTATTTCTCTTATAAATCTAATCCTGAATTCACTGGATTCACCACCGTACAGGTGGCCAATGATCTACAGGTGAACATTCAG AAAAAGACAGATATGTTGAATTTGAGTATGAATGAGGTGACTGTGACGGGTCTACAGGGAGATCAGCAGTATCCATGTGTTTTGGAGAAGATTGAGTCCAATGCCATCATCTGTAAGATTAAAGGAGAATCAGGAGCCGTCTCAGCAGTGGACTCActcact GGAAACACAGATACATCCTCACTGGAATGA
- the LOC113048145 gene encoding uncharacterized protein LOC113048145, which yields MRGYLLGTLLLLKYCISGEMVNFDSDIKDFVVGNSKLFVLTDHRLHQLSHNLYEENRKDITKASEHNRVNILVPFGANSTLITCGTFNNGYCEVLDINDITKSIYYESDLLIGPRQDEKSVAFITGTSSSRYLLVGKKDDDANPQDTRYSVVSLWNTLDSQFGGIFSRIAEGSDAMIQSTVRDVEFVDGFQRDSPSESYLFLNTKTDSERKVLVLWMNSSKGRKTEIIKSLQASRIRCCSDKARPVLVASTVIPSVNRVIWAGVFSAQNQQDPENSALALYDISHVKGRVKGFCVIGEKPCGSEVGYYFVILSYG from the coding sequence ATGAGAGGATACTTACTTGGAACACTTCTACTTTTGAAATATTGCATTTCCGGTGAAATGGTGAACTTTGATTCAGACATCAAGGATTTTGTAGTTGGTAACAGTAAGTTATTTGTTCTTACTGATCATCGACTACATCAGTTGAGCCACAATCTTTATGAAGAAAACAGGAAAGACATCACTAAAGCCTCTGAACACAACAGAGTCAACATTTTGGTGCCTTTTGGCGCCAACAGCACCTTGATAACGTGTGGGACATTTAACAATGGATATTGTGAGGTTCTTGATATAAATGATATCACGAAAAGTATTTACTATGAAAGTGATCTACTGATAGGACCTCGACAAGATGAGAAATCTGTTGCCTTCATAACCGGTACAAGTAGCAGTAGGTACCTTTTGGTTGGGAAAAAAGATGACGATGCAAATCCTCAAGATACCAGGTATTCTGTTGTTAGCTTGTGGAACACTTTAGACTCTCAATTTGGTGGGATTTTCTCAAGAATAGCTGAAGGATCAGATGCCATGATTCAAAGCACTGTGAGAGATGTGGAGTTTGTTGATGGATTCCAGAGAGATTCACCCTCAGAATCTTACTTATTTCTCAACACAAAGACTGACTCCGAGAGGAAAGTGCTCGTCCTGTGGATGAACAGCTCTAAAGGAAGAAAGACAGAAATCATCAAATCCCTACAGGCTTCAAGGATACGATGCTGCAGTGATAAAGCTCGTCCAGTGCTTGTCGCCAGCACCGTTATTCCCTCAGTGAACAGAGTTATTTGGGCAGGTGTGTTCAGTGCACAGAATCAGCAGGATCCGGAGAACAGCGCGCTGGCTCTGTACGACATCAGTCATGTTAAAGGACGAGTGAAGGGCTTCTGTGTTATTGGTGAAAAGCCATGTGGCTCTGAGGTTGGATATTATTTTGTCATATTGAGTTATGGATAA